GGCTGCCCCTTCCACTGCCTGTTCACAGCCGCACAGAAGGACCCTGGCCAGCTGAACCAAGAGCCTATTGGGAATGAACTGAAGAGCACAATGGGTCTAACAAGTGTAGGGCTTTCTAACCGCCAGTTAGTCTACACATTGCCTGTATACAAAGTAGGTCCCCAGGAAGGACTAGAGCAGCTGGGCCCATTGGAAGGGAGCCTTTAGGAAGTAAAGTAATGGATAGACTCCCATGGAGGCCACACTAACACCCTCTACTCCACTCACTCATCCAAAGTCTCCTTTTCTGACACCCCACTGTAGGACTCCCCCCCCTCTCTACCACCCACGGTGGAGAGGGAAAAAAGCTTTGGATTGTGCTGCCAgttttgacgtgtgtgtgtgtgtgtgtgtgtgtgtgtgtgtgtgtgtgtgtgtgtgtgtgtgtgtgtgtgtgtgtgtgtgtgtgtgtgtgtgtgtgtgtgtgtgtgtgtgtgtgtgtgtgtgtgtgtgtgtgtgtgtgtgtgtgtgtgtgtgtgtgtgtgtgtgtgtgtgtgtgtgtgtatgtgtgtgtgtgtgtgtgtgtgtgtgtgtgtgtgtgtgtgtgtgtgtgtgtgtgtgtgtgtgtgtgtgtgtgtgtgtgtgtgtgtgtgtgtgtgtgtgtgtgtgtgtgtgtgtgtgtgtgtgtgtgtgtgtgtgtgtgtgtgtgtgtgtgtggtgtgtgtgtgtgtgtgtgtgtgtgtgtgtgtgtgtgtgtgtgtgtgtgtgtgtgtgtgtgtgtgtgtgtgtgtgtgtgtgtgtatagggatAGTGAGTGACTGATCTCTGTATGTATCTTGTGCTTCGTCCCAAACTGTAACTCAACTCTAAAGACATTTTTCTGAACTTTGGTCTCACAATGATGTCACTGAGTGATAAGCTTACAAGGTTTCCCTGTAATAACTAATAAATATGTTCATAACACTTCTGCAAGGGGTAgtgtcctcccctcttcctcctcccctcttcctcctcctcctcttcatcctcccctcctcttcctcctcctcatccttctcctcttcatcctcctcccctcttccccctcctcttcctcctcctcatccttctcctcttcatcctcctcccctcttcctcctcctcctcctcccccctcttcctcctcctcataacCAATCATAATGACCTATGGTAATAGTAAATGTGTTACTGCACCTGAAGGTTCCTGTAGTGGACAGTACTGCGACAGTGAGAGGTCTTGGCTGTCTCCTCGCTGGTGTAGAACAGGCCACACAGTTTGCAGTAGAACCCCGTACTGGGCACGATGAACTCCACCCCTAGAACGGCAACACACTAATCAGAAAACCGCTAAAACTCCTTTAGAACAGCGACATACCAATCAGAGAACAGAACATGTACCCCTAGAACAGCCGCAGACCAATTAGAGAAGAGAACCCCCCGACcatagaacagcatcagaccaaTCAGAACACAGCCCATGTAGCTCTAGAACTGTTAATAAAAGTTGTTACAAATGTGATTACAGTGTTACTACACAGGTACTAGAGTAACGTAATGTAGTGTTACCAATGGAACTGATTGGCTGGAGAGGTCACACAGGGCTAAATCCCAGGTCTGAAACAGACCCATTTTCAAAGGCAGCTAGGATGAAAGTCAGCAGGTGCATGGCCCCTCCACCCCTCATCAGTTGCCTTGTTGTCAGTGTGACAGAGGGGAAGTTATCAGCTGtactgtcactgtctctctcatGGGAGAACACAACACCACAGCTAGACACTACTCAATTGTGAATCTATCTCAGCCATGCTATCAATGACTGCAGCATTTGgctatgaaacacacacacacacacacacacacactcacacactcaaagGCCATCATAGTGCACTCATGTGATAGAAATAGCACAATAGCCCATGGTGAAAGCAGCTACAGTATTGAGTCTATACAGTGTTTTAGTGTTGACCAACACTTATGCAAGGCACAGTAGTCCATGTGTTGCATGTGCCTATGTCATTCCAGGCCTAAATACACACATCTCAGGGGTGCGTTTAACACCTTGCTCTCAACAAGTGGCCAGCTGAAGCTACCACATGCGCTCTTTCACTCCAGGCAAAGATAGCATCGGTATAACAGGTTGTTGATTCATAATCATATTATATTCAATAAGCTTTATTTGTCCCCAAGGCCAAGGGGCAATTGTTACTCGGCTTAAAGTCACATTGCAGATagcatacaacaacaacaaacaacaacaacaatactttATGTAAATAAAAGTAATTTGGTCCATACCCAGAGGGATGCTGTGTTCACTGATAGCCTTCTGCCCTCTAGAAGGTGAGGGAGCCCCTATGTCTATCAGGTTTATAGGACATGGGACATGTGTTGAATTCTGGATTACTGTGAAAGAGAAGTGAACATTAGTTACCTATAAAATCTGTACAATAGTAAACAGGAAACATGGATGACGATTCAGAATCCCGATACTGGCTTATTTTAGCAGGAAGTAAAATACTGGACATATTATTTTATAGTGAGAGCAAATGTTCTGTACCTCTAGGAGTCTCAGCCTTGTGCTGCTGTATGTCTGGCTCCATGACCGGTACTTCCCTCCCCACGTCCTCCATCTTGTGTATTACATCCTGGGTCTTGCTGCTTTCACACGCACCAACGTGATTGGTCAGCGTCAGCTCCTGCTTCGGCTCTCCTCTCTTCAGTACTTCAGCTTCCAAGTTCGAGCACGTCTCTTCCAGGGCTGCCTTGAACTCCGGGTTGGGGAAATCATTCAGGTCTGAACTGAGCTGTTCTGAGGCTACTGGGATGGGTAgctgtgactgtggctgtgactgtggctgtgactgtggctgtgactgtggctgcgactgtggctgtgactgtggctgtggctgtgactgtggctgtgaTTGTGGCTGcgactgtgactgtgactgtgactgtggctgtgactgtggctgtgactgtgactgtgactgtggctgtgactgtggctgtgactgtggcAGTGAATGGTCTGTGGGGCTGGGGTTTGTGCTAATCTCCCCATCTTTCTCCTCTGTAGGAATAGGATCCACCACCCTACCTACCCCACCTCCTCTGCCCGACTGGGTATCGTCTCTCTGGGCTAACTCCTTCTCAGCGCAGGGCCTGGGACTGGGGGTGGAGGTTGATCGTGGAGCCTCCCCcacgccctcctcctcctcctctgtaggATCGTTGTGGAGGTCTGAGGCTGACACGTCCTCGTGCTCCTGCAGTTCAGGGAGATCCGGTTCGATGATGGAGTCGTCCTCTCCTACCTCGTCGACTGTGACCAGCTCCTCCATGTTCTTGGGGTACCAGCCCTCACCCTCCGCGTCATCCCCACTCTCCCACTCCTCCGCCTcgctgtctttttctctctcatgCTTGCCACTTCCTTGAGGAGAAACAGACTTCTCTTTGGATTGCTGATACTCAGCGGTTCCTCCCTGTAATGATATGGCATTTGTTTGTAAATAAGATATACTGTCCAACTTCAAATTTATATATAAATCTTACTTGTGTACAAAAAATCCTCTCACTTACGTTATTTTCAGTAGTCTCTCTTTCCGGTTTCTCCGTCCCGTGTCTCCTGGTGGGTTTCTTGCTCCTTCCCTGTGTCGGGGACCCTTCTGTCTGcctcctgtcttctcctgtcCTGGTGGGTAGAAACTCCTCTCCCAGCTCTGACTCTGAGTGTCTGGATCTGTGGTAGTCCGCTCCATCCCTCCTCTTCGACTTGAGTCTCCCCTCCTCATGTCTTTGGTACTGTTGCCTCAGGGGCTTCTCTGACTTATACATTTGTTCTTTTTTGTAGAAGACCTCATCCATGTTCCTGTACGAAGGGAAGGGGGGCATGCCCTGAGGGCTACCCCGCGGGTGGGGGTACCAGTCTCCCCCCCTGTTTCCCCCCctcatcccctcccctcctcctcctcctctttcctccgcTGATCTGGGACTGATCCGGTCTCGGTCGGAGGGTTTCAGGTACGGCTTATTCCGTCGATCCTGCATCCTCCCGTTCAGCCTGTCGTCATCCACTGTACCTCCGTTCCTCCATGGCAcctcctccctttccctctctcgttctctgacctcctccccccTTCTCATGTGTTGGGTGGTCCAGGAGCCCCGTTCCGGGCCTCCTCGGCAGGGTGCCCCCTGGGGGCTGTGGGCTGAACTACAGGAGGTAAAGCTGGGGCTGTGGGAGCGAGGGCTCAGAGAGCGGCTGATGGGACTACGGGACCGCGCTCTCTCTGGCATGTAGCTGAAAGGAAATCATATAATTAATATGCAGTTTGTAGTCAGGAAGTAGTGTTGGATAATTTCATCCAGTTTTTGTAGTTTTCTACAGGGGATCGATCATGCAAAGACAATCGCATATTACAAAAAAAAACCGCCACTCAGAAAATtttaaaggaaagaaagaaaaaagttgCCTTACTGATCAATCTCCTGCATCTCGTCCCTTTCCCTCTGAGAGTTGATATCCTGTATGATTGAATCAACGTCTTTACCTGGTTTCTGTATGAACAGAGCAGAAGAGAAACTCAAATGAGCATTTTACACCATAATatgatactgtacagtagatacagtatatagttaaGGTGTGAGCTAAATAAAAACTCAAATGAACATTTCAACACCACAATGTGAACACAATACAACTGTCGGTCGGTGTGAGCTACTCACCTTGAGCTGAAGCTCCATGTATCTCTTGGACATCCTGATCAGTAGTTTCTGATCGTTGATCGTGGCTGGAGTCAGCTGGTAGTATTGAACCATAGCCTGAGCCGCCTCAATGTACGCCATCTCCACAAATGCCTGTGgagtaaagaagaagaagaagaatactttATTGATCCATTTTCCCTTACAGTGTCTTACTTTATCCCAACCCCTTCTAaagacatacaaacacacacaggttgGTGATGTTGGAGAAGAGGGTATTCACAGTGCAGGCTGCAATGCCCCATGCAGATTTTAGcgcttaagtgccttgctcaagggcacaactgcAGTTGAGTGGAATGAGAGAAAGACACCAATGTTAGACAATTGTTTCTGACAGTTTAATGTCCTTTTTTCAAATAACATTTTTGCAATAACATATGTCAATCAAGGTCCGAGCAAATCTTCTAAAATCACAGCCAGGTTATCATATTTCATTGACATCATAAATCAAAAAGACAGTTACAATCTGCTCAAATTAATTTGTGGGTAACCAACACCCATGATTTTAGTATCGTTGATCCCCTTGAATGTGATCTGGGTGACATTAATGAGTCAATTTAATACAGTATCTGATAAATGAAATTCTAGAGACTTGAGTGAGACATCATGTTCTGTGATAAAATAGTTGGATGGACCGTAGGAAAAAAGACATCATTATCACATTACAATATAAAATGGTCCATGAAACCGTCAGAGAAAAAGGCATCTTATCGTATTACAACATAATATGAAGGGGAAACAATCCATCTGGTCCATAGCAATACAGGGGTATTTCAAGACATTAGGGAACTACTCCAGTTGTCAAGGGCAATGACTTTTTTCTCCCAAAAAATATCTGTGACCAATATTGTGACTAGACTCCACAGTAGAGCTGTAGACATTTGTGAGGGGGGAAATGGTGTATCTGGTCCATAGCAACCGAGGGTTATTTCAAGACGTTACAAAGGGCCACACGTCCTTTGGTTTCCATTTCTCCATGTCAGTTAATTGAAGTGTGAGTTGACTCCTTAGTGGAGCCGTATACATTAGTGAGTATTTGTTCTGCAGTGATATCCCACAGGGCTAATGGCAGTAGCTGTGAGGGTAAAGCGAAACCACAGGTTTGTTCTTTGAGGCATTTCCAATGACTAGGGCTCACTGTGAGGAGTCTGTCGGGATAGGTCTCAGTCGTTAAGTTAATCGTTTAATTCATCTTTTAATAATCATCAGGTAAGACCAAAAACGAGCTCACATTTTGGCCCTTCTGGGACTAGCGTTGTGCACCCATGTTTAAAGAGAATAACATTGTACTGTACCTGGTGGGTAGAGCGCATGAGGATGTAGTTGGTGACTTTGCCGAAGGGCAGTCCCAGGTTGATGACATCATTCTCTGTGCAGCTGCCCTCGGGGAGGTTGCAGATGTGGACGACCCGTCCTGTGATCGATTTCCTGGGtggaaatggctaaaataaagaGAAATAAGAAAAATGCATCAGTATGTTTATTACTGTTAAAACATCATAGGATTCGTGTAATATTTCATTGTATTTCATGTATTATTTACACTAGTAAAAGTCTGATTGAAATAATAAATTACAGGTATGCTCTTATCTATAATCCCAAATATGACAGTAAAGCTTAGACAAAGTTTACGGTCGAAAACATGTCCGCTTTTAAGAAAAGAGCACAATGATCTGAGAAATGGTCAGTAAGAAATGCAGTCCATTCCAGGGTGTTGCTGTCTTCTTCCCTCTTTTTGGAAGACTTTTAAGGTCAGTGAAAATATTTGACCCTACTTCAGCCACAGACTGTAGACCTAGACTAGACTGTGGGGAACTATTTCCTCCCCAATGTCAAAGCACTTCAGCATTATCACTCACACTCAGCTACAGAATGTGATGTATCCCTTCACTCTTAGAGCGTATCCCTCCAGCTCAGTGGCTCTGATATAAATAGATCCCTGGTGAAGCGACATGGTCGCCGTGACAGCATGACGTTGATAGTGAGAGCTTTCTCGTTTGGATTTGGGAACATTTCAGCTGACCAGGTACAGACATCCatagcgcgcacacacacacacacacacacacaaagacccaGACATCCCAGTCATCTTTGTCACTAATACCTCTGGATTGCCAAGTATAGCAACCCCCGCTGCTCCtctcccccctacctcccccctctctctccccctcagagtGGTTTTAATTTACACCCAGGGGCAGCTCTCAGCTCTGAGGTAAAAACCATTGGCCTCTCATCTGACTGAATAATGGCCAACAAAGTAAGTGAATGAAGAGGGCGTCAACACTTTTCCCTAATAGCTACGACACCAGATGTAATAGGAATCATCATCATGGGTCAACCTATGGAATATATCAACCACTGTGTTGTTCAGTTGATACAGCACTGGATATACAATAACATATGCTACTGTACACTACTATTCAGACATATACCGTTCACTTAGGGGAGAACATCCAACATatctttatttttgtattttatttttagctCTGCAtcgttggaaaaggacccgtaattaagcgtttcactgttagactacacctgttgtttacgaatcctgtgacaaataacatttgatttgattttgattagaAAATTCCAAGAAATTCCAGGCCAAACCGGGATCGTTCCTAACCCTAACTTTCACCTTCAGATCACTTCAAAGCAAAATGTGATTATGTGTCACATAAAACAGCACTGACAGACAGTCCCTGACAGCCAGGGGTTTGGGTGACCATGATATCACCCAGGGCGGTCATaaatccctccctcccatccctccaggTTCTCCCCTAACCTCTGCCCTCTCTACTGTCAAATATGTCAGTTAGTGCTGGATTTCTTCAGATCAGATTGATAAGAACAACAACACTGCAGCCTGACAGACCTGAGCTGTCCTTAACCATGACATTACCCCTGAGACGGGCCCAGCTAGCCTGACAGACCTGAGCTGTCCTTAACCATGACATTACCCCTGAGACGGGCCCAGCTAGCCTGACAGACCTGAGCTGTCCTTAACCATGACATTACCCCTGAGACGGGCCCAGCTAGCCTGATAGACCTGAGCTGTCCTTAACCATGACATTACCCCTGAGACGGGCCCAGCTAGCCTGACAGACCTGAGCTGTCCTTAACCATGACATTACCCCTGAGACGGGCCCAGCTAGCCTGACAGACCTGAGCTGTCCTTAACCATGACATTACCCCTGAGACGGGCCCAGCTAGCCTGACAGACCTGAGCTGTCCTTAACCATGACATTACCCCTGAGACGGGCCCAGCTAGCCTGACAGACCTGAGCTGTCCTTAACCATGACATTACCCCTGAGACGGGCCCAGCTAGCCTGACAGACCTGAGCTGTCCTTAACCATGACATTACCCCTGAGACGGGCCCAGCTAGGCTGACAGACCTGAGCTGTCCTTAACCATGACATTACCCCTGAGACTGGCCCAGCTAGCCTGACAGACCTGAGCTGTCTTTAACCATGGCATTACCCCTGAGACGGGCCCAGCTAGCCTGACAGACCTGAGCTGTCTTTAACCATGACATTACCCCTGAGACGGGCCCAGCTAGCCTGACAGACCTGAGCTGTCCTTAACCATGACATTACCCCTGAGACGGGCCCAGCTAGCCTGACAGACCTGAGCTGTCCTTAACCATGACATTACCCCTGAGACGGGCCCAGCTAGCCTGACAGACCTGAGCTGTCCTTAACCATGACATTACCCCTGAGACGGGCCCAGCTAGCCTGACAGACCTGAGCTGTCCTTAACCATGGCATTACCCCTGAGACGGGCCCAGCTAGCTTGACAGACCTGAGCTGTCCTTAACCATGACATTACCCCTGAGACGGGCCCAGCTAGCCTGACAGACCTGAGCTGTCCTTAACCATGACATTACCCCTGAGACGGGCCCAGCTAGCCTGACAGACAGTTCCCCCCTTTACCTCTACCCTTTGTCCTCTCTGCCTTCTGTAAAATGTCCCGTAGTGCTGGATTTCCTCCAAAGAAAATCCCTATACATGTAAGAACAACACTGTATcctgactagggttgcaaagggagggtatattactggtaaCTTTTGAAGTTTACCAGTACACTACCagaattctggtaactttcaAGGAATTTATGGAATTTTATAAAATTACATCTAGGGGCCTTTTTGGgttctctggccctctgtgtggcgttatcacatgtaaaatatataaaataataaaataagatgattttaaaatagagaaatagaatgacaaagctgtaaaacattatgctaaatataaaccatcaatttagtgaataccattggtgtttaaaatgagtgtttcagcatgaaatatcctttatttatttttacacacagttatttattttactatgccAATATGTCTTTATTGTAAATGTTCTGCCGCTAAACtagtggcagttgtgaaaaaagtcaatagttggaagagttgcagagttaattgaaaataatgccattgttgattagatgcttttttcattaattagacTATTTTCTCTTGGACCGTAGGGTCTgtccactagaaactcatggacaatatggacacagatataaaacaTTAATACTTTATATGAATActttcaagtataaattaccaaagttaccataAATTGCCATAGATTACCTGTTAATTACCTAAATTACTGAAAGttctggtaactttggtaaattaccggtagttTTGCAACCCTAAACCTGATGTGCCTGAACTGTCCTTAACCATGGTACTACCCAGATAACCATGCTACTACCCCAGGGATGGGCC
The sequence above is drawn from the Coregonus clupeaformis isolate EN_2021a chromosome 38, ASM2061545v1, whole genome shotgun sequence genome and encodes:
- the rbm20 gene encoding RNA-binding protein 20, which gives rise to MQQAWDKALFEAHIEGVKNGQTCEMSGKSQGGYMEAKTSNKHFQRTAPGVSQDPSWPMSTSVSDGNDNKPQPVGGGQGQLSGGAGNHQNAQLLLTPASLQLAQLQAQLTFHRLKLAQSAVGGNANSANAASILNQVLANVAMSQPLFNQLRASAMVSNAQAVGGGFHSGALAFQLPPPPPPPPPPPNSALGTMVGAGFNQNHGNVRLNHYGGGGFSGNQQQQQQANQHGGSDYGKKAGSTYPLDTDKRLQYGFLGGTSVALSEAGEGQGQYVPIMTQAKSTNQSFQIDFYGQNDRSQQQQQAGFGVGNQNDQNKNAFKEQQWKSPANMSHTGKGLDMVSNTATVWMGTGQPFRAREELYNPEEPTSDPKFNSGGGGVTSSFGAGMGGIQGFVGYHKQPLQGGEETLSTGGSVPLQPHQLNDYHAVTPSHLPHQCTICEKKVYNLKDWDQHVKGKLHLQNRLLYSEGAIITAGAVHYGPAGSSEGCLNNVGVNNSMAYSSTANQDVSSGANLPAAAMRTYPMSGAGFTQLPPGSKPFPPRKSITGRVVHICNLPEGSCTENDVINLGLPFGKVTNYILMRSTHQAFVEMAYIEAAQAMVQYYQLTPATINDQKLLIRMSKRYMELQLKKPGKDVDSIIQDINSQRERDEMQEIDHYMPERARSRSPISRSLSPRSHSPSFTSCSSAHSPQGAPCRGGPERGSWTTQHMRRGEEVREREREREEVPWRNGGTVDDDRLNGRMQDRRNKPYLKPSDRDRISPRSAEERGGGGGEGMRGGNRGGDWYPHPRGSPQGMPPFPSYRNMDEVFYKKEQMYKSEKPLRQQYQRHEEGRLKSKRRDGADYHRSRHSESELGEEFLPTRTGEDRRQTEGSPTQGRSKKPTRRHGTEKPERETTENNGGTAEYQQSKEKSVSPQGSGKHEREKDSEAEEWESGDDAEGEGWYPKNMEELVTVDEVGEDDSIIEPDLPELQEHEDVSASDLHNDPTEEEEEGVGEAPRSTSTPSPRPCAEKELAQRDDTQSGRGGGVGRVVDPIPTEEKDGEISTNPSPTDHSLPQSQPQSQPQSQSQSQPPQSQPQPQSQPQSQPQSQPQSQPQSQPQSQLPIPVASEQLSSDLNDFPNPEFKAALEETCSNLEAEVLKRGEPKQELTLTNHVGACESSKTQDVIHKMEDVGREVPVMEPDIQQHKAETPRVIQNSTHVPCPINLIDIGAPSPSRGQKAISEHSIPLGVEFIVPSTGFYCKLCGLFYTSEETAKTSHCRSTVHYRNLQKYLSQLAEDSLLGALTDPSATE